The stretch of DNA CTGTCAATTTCAACTCCCCGACAGACTGGTAAAACTACTGGGATCATCTGCACAACtctttacccttttttttctcAGTAAAGTAATTCCATTCTTATGTGTAATCATAAGTTTTTGAAGTACAATGTTGCGGTCGTCTAGACACTAGACTTTCTACTGTTTGAAGTTTTAAATGCTATAGGAGCTCTAGCCGAGAGTCTGCAAATGAGTGTTTTAATTGCCCTGGTCAGTTCAATGACctgttattattttgtttagcaCTGACACATGTTACATGATCCAGTTGCTCCGTGGATTGAGGTATCTCCACTCGGCAAACATTCTTCATCGGGACTTGAAGCCCGCAAATCTCCTTGTCAACGCTAACTGTGAACTAAAGATATGTGATTTCGGATTAGCAAGAACAGGAATTGATAATGGACAGTTCATGACAGAATATGTTGTCACCCGCTGGTACCGTGCACCAGAAGTCCTACTTTGCTGTGATAACTACGGGAACTCCATTGACGTCTGGTCTGTAGGGTGCATCTTTGCTGAAATTCTTGGTCGGAAACCCATCTTCCCAGGAACCGAATGCCTCAACCAGCTTAAACTAATTATCAATGTCCTTGGGAGCCAACATGAAACTGATCTTGAGTTCATCGATAACCAGAGGGCTAGGAGGTTTATCAAATCACTTCCCTATTCTAGAGGAATCCCCTTTTCTTCTCTGTACCCCCAGGCCGACCCTTTAGCTATTGACTTGTTGGAAAGGATGCTGGTGTTCAATCCATCTAAGCGAATCACGGTGACAGAGGCTCTCCATCACCCTTACATGGTTGGGCTGTATGATCCGAGCCGGAACCCTCCTGCACAAGttcaaatcaatcttgacaTGGATGAGAACATGGGAGAAGCTATGATTAGAGAACTGATGTTGAGAGAAACGCTTCACTATCACCCTGAAGCGGCTTATGCCAACACATTTGTTCCTGTCTAACCTTcggtttttcttttcttttttttttctttcccggGAGGGGAAAATGAGATTTGTCTTCTGCCCTGTGAAACTACCTTAATGTCCACGCTTAGCTTCCATGATTCTAAGGAAGTTTTGTTCAACCTTTCATTTATCAGTCTCAGTTCCTGGAGACAGTTTTCTCATAACCTGTAAATAATTGTTGTCTCGTGGATTAATAATCAAAGCTTAGCTCTCAGAGATGAAGTTTAGCAATAGCAGGTCGCCTCTGTATTACAAAGCATGTCTTTTCGACAGAGTTCCAATTATGTGGAGATGGGCCGCCATTCTCGAGAAGCCAAGCCTTGAGGAGGAACCGATTCAGGGAAGATGACTGGCGGCAGTTCAGGAGGATCCATTATTTTCTAGcaaaaaaaatggaaagttTTCTCGAGCAGATAGAAATTTCATAAGCCTATCAAAACAATATTTGTTAGTTGTCATTGGGATGCCAAGGGTTCAGATGCAGTGGAGAATTAATCTAATTTAATGAGATTaggttggtttgattttgatttctttttctaGCATAGTCTGGTTTGGATTTTAGtattttgaaaacttgtttAATATTGATTGATCAGGTTCAAGTTAAATTACTAGGTTGAGGGACGTAATATGAATTGACATATATAAACAAATTCAAAGcttaattatttgttatatgTTTTTGTGCTCTTCAATTTTGTTCATAATTGTTACTTTTTGTAACTTGAtgttaaaacaaattttatacATCTTATACTTTGGTGTgtcataaattttgaattatgaatttttgatgAGATTGcataaattttagaattcaaAATTGATCAAACgtgaatttaattaagtttggttttaatttgtaattgagGTTAATTTTTAGgtcaaaaactcaaaactcaataatcaccatcaatttaatttttagtttatataaaatttgaacaAATTCGTCTCATaatcttttttcctttcaaaacaTCGTATAATCAACTATATAAGAAAGAatctataataattttgtgtATACAAATTTGTGAGAATATTGCAATTCAGaacttcattaaaaaaaaacaataccTTTGAATGTTGTAATGGTTTAAGTCCTTGCTGTAATGGTTAAGGAAATGTCGGATTTTGAGAAAAAAGTCTTAAGCCCACAGTTGAGCATATTCTCCAGAAAAAGCACCGTAATTTAAAGTGGTCAGCAATCAGCGCATTCCAATTGGGAGTTAATTAAGAAAGGCAGCAAAGCTGAAATGAGACAAACTAAGCTGCAATCAAACTTTCGTCCAATGTGATGACAGACAGACACacagtttaatttttatgtattgTTTTTCCTTAAAGTCCATATGGAAACAATTGCATAAGTTGCGTCACTCCCGCGCGCGGTTCTccacaataataattatttaaataatgacctattattattattattattattattattattattaatcaatatGAATTTCTGTGGCCATTATCTTCTATAAATGCCACCctccatcccccccccccctcttcccTTTACAATTTGCATCTCTCtgaatcttcttcttcttcttcttcttcttcttctacttcttcttctgcttctgctCTTAATTTTCCAGAATCCATCTCTCTTACTTTCTCTCTCCGTCTAAATTAACAAGTTTTAATGCTTAGTGCTCGGTTCTTGATGTTTCATCAGATCCATGTCTCCGGTTCTCAGTGAAGTCCTCCTCCTTGGGTTCACCGTCACCTCCACCATTCGCCGGCGAACCCACCTCGTTCAGTCCTTCTCCGTTGTCTTTCTTTACTGGTTCTACGTTTTCTCATGAACTATATATATCTGATGAACAATCTTCGTACGTCAATCAAATCTGTTTGGTTCCTTGTAAATTCTTTCTAGCCCATTTATTAACTTGATTTAGAATCATTaagcactatatatatatatatctatatatcatatatatggcCTCTTCAAGCCAGCTTCAGAGCTCGGGTTCGGAAGAGAAGATAATGGATCAAAGAAAGCGAAAGAGAATGATCTCGAACCGGGAATCAGCTCGGCGGTCGAGGCTGCGTAAGCAGCAGCACTTGAACGAGCTGACGGCGCAAGCCAACCAGCTCCGGAAGGAGAACGGCTACATCCTGACGAACGTGAACGTGAGCACCCAGATGTATCTTCAAGCCGAGGCCCAGAACTCGATTCTCAGAGCTCAGCTGGCTGAGTTGACCCACCGCTTGAACTCTGTCAACGAGATCATCGACTGCTTGAGCTGTAGCGATGGAGGAGTCGGCTTTGAAGGCTCTGATGATCAGCAAGCTGCTCAGATCGGCGGCGGCGATTTCTTGAATCCCTGGAACTTGCTCTACCTGAACCAACCCGTCATGGCTTCTCCAGACATGATCATGTCCTGATCatcatataaattaaataacccTTCACGTACGGTTCATTAATATTAATCTTAAAGATTTCTTTCTCGTTTCTTGTTAATTACTGGCTAGGTTTTGAAGCTCAAGTACTGTACATGCATGAATAATTAGAGTTTTGATAACGAATTGGTGGTTGGTTCTTGGTCTGTAAAtgcattatatattaattatatcgagatatatatacatatatgtgtgtacgtacgtgtatgtgtatatatgtcgAGGGTGGGCTCTTTGTCATGATGAAGAATTCCATTATTTGAGCTTAGCCAActctcccttcttttctttatcttaattagaatttgattgattaatatatatataaagtcataCAAAGCTTTTGTTCGTTTCTTAATTTCAAGTTTCTGCTATCATCAGTACGCATAGCTTAGCCACAAATGCAATTCAACGGTGAGCGTTTGCTTCTCTTCTTCTATTCACGAGGATTTGATAAAAAGCAAGTGGCAATAGGAAggaatttttttccttttttttttttttttggggaaaCACTAATTAATATCTTGAGTGATGAAATCAAATTTGCATTATTGGGCATAGATAGAACAAAATCTATCAAACTAAAATTTGTTTCCCCATCAGTTCCAAGTTCAATTATTAGCATGAGGAGGCTTCTAGCTACatatatgttaataattttacaCACTGGCTAGCTAATTACTTTGttacacataattattaatgtaattggCCCCCCCCACCATCCATGCTTGTGCTGATTGGTAACCGTGGCACTAAACATTGGATCCCAGAAGGCATGCAAATAGtggattaattaataattttgagatGCATGTTCGAAAGCTGGTGCAAGAACCTCAAAGCAAACccaaatattataattaacaCTTTCAGCACTGCGCatcatgtatatattttatcatgtgaTACGTGAGGGCTTTAATAATTAGTAGGAAGGACTCTCTCTGATTTTGTTAatactttttcttttgctttattCAAACAATAATTTTCTGCCCAACAAAACTTATAATTATGTCTTCTgtatctctctttcttcttcttctttttcttttttcttcatcatATTCTATTTGGGTGGTGAATCAAAAGTTGGGCTCTTCTTCTTAAACtacattgaaaaataaaatcctttaaataaattattattaatacataagaaaatgaaatctcATAAACTTAatttgcatgcatgcatgcgaGAGGACATATATCCTAAACTTCAAAAGTTACATTAACCACTACTTTATATGGATCAATACTTGTTGGCTTCTTGTCCCTCCATTGAtatgttctttttcttcaatggAGACAGAACAACCCAAAGAATATTCCTTCATCACGAACTTAATTAATTAGCCCACCTCACCTGCCCCTCTATGtcccaattaattaaaaacattaaatCAGTGCCAccgctcatatatatataaattaacaaacccaatataaATGAATATTCCACAATTTTGATGTCTCtaattaattttactaaaattgtttatttaaaCACTTGTTtgtttgtgatatttttaataacaattCATCATGTATCAAaattacttcttttttttttttttctgtaatttgTTATAAGAGAAAGGTGTACAGCTAGCGAGCCAGCCAGCGGACAACTGATTAAGGAACCTTCACGCTGGTCAAGATCAAAGAGGAGGTTCCCATTTCTTGCTGTCCCGCTGAACACGGCCTGAAGAGCCAGACGAGCCCATGTTTTCCAGATTCGTAGCGTGCTTCAATATTAACCATATGATattcaacttcaatatttaacTGCAAAAGATTGTCATTTGGCTGCAGCTGCCCTCATGCCAAATAGTTATGGGTTGGCAAGTATTTTTAGGTGCATGCATCTGCATGTATACTACTAGTATTAATGAGTTTCGcgatgcatacatacatacatatatatatatatgcaattttaGGTCAAACTTATAAATTAGACGTACGTATTAAACAGAGATAATTGTAAGTTCTGGTATTTAATCATAGAAAAAattactataatttttttaccagCAAGTTAACTCCTAAAAGTATACTAATTAGgtacatatttttcattaaaaatgtcaaaaataacgTGGGCTTCTGCTTACTTCcagatatataaaaaagaagACAAAGTTACGTAAAATTGAGTGAATTGGGTATGGCCTTGATTGATGGTTATATTGTGCGGGGGAGCaaggaagatgatgatgatgatgatgagttcACCATCCATGACTTTCAATCTTTAATATTTGATTGcatgtttggaaaaaaaaaaatggttattttAATTAGAAGGTTCTTATTCATGAGAGGACATCAACTGATAAGGCAAGGCATgtcaataacaataacaataccACCAATGGCGCCAGCTCATGGGTAGATAAAAAgtttcttgatttttgttaggTGGAAACAGTAGGTTTTGATGGAGAAAGTTTTAGGTAGCATGAACTTCTTTCAATtcggatttatatatatattataatgatttttATATCTTGGAAATCGCTGAAAGCatcttttaacattttatagTTAAAAATTGCAAATAATAAAGGGACTTTATgttcaaatgagttttaaaaaattatataattctgAGCCCCTTTTCATTAATGGACGTCAGGCTAACACTGGGCCAACCCATTAGCCATTAGATTGATAGATTGGGCCGCTGAGCCCAATTCTATTAAAACGGATGAAGTACGAACTCCATTCCGGCCCGGAGAGCAACTTTTTGATATTACCGCCAAATCGGCAATCACGAGTCACGACTGGCGTTGAGAgcgagaaagagaaaatggcATTTGCTCTTCGCGCCTCCTCCGACTCTGAAAACCCTAGGAAATGGCGGTTCACATGGGAAGCCCAATCTCACATCCCGACACTCAAATTGTTCCTCTTCAATCGCGACATCAAACCGTCGATTCACTGCAAGAACCTgaaagtccagttggttctagAAAAGTCTCTGCTCACAGTGAGATGGCTCGAAGCCGGTTCCGAACCCGAGTTCTTTCTCAATGTTCCCGTTCCCAGAGTTTTGGTCGACGGCGAAGCTCCGATTCTGTTCAGAGCGTTGGACGATCACGTCGAAGTTAAGCTCCCCCTGCTTCTTTCTGTAGATCACCCGATTCTTTCCACCTTCGACGCGCTGGGTTTATCCGAGGACGAGGCTTCTCGACGAAATTCTGTCTTACTTGATACGAATCCACTGTCTATGGATTCGGATCTTGAAAGTTTGTCTGCTGCCGAAGGAGTGCAATTCTATTGCAGAAATTGCTCTGTACAGTTAACAAGGCTTCTCGGGTAAGAAAGGCGTGTTACCGTATAACGCTTTGAATTTAGGTAATTTGCATTTTCTTCGATAGAGAAACTGTAGAACTATAGTTCTTCACTAATACTTGCCGCACCATTAGATTTCCAGACGAACCAAACTCCCTTCAAGCTCATTGTTGTTTTCAGTAATTATGATCAATTTTGTTGTTCGCATAGAGAATACTTTATAGGCCCTTCCATACTTTTCACATACACATCTAAATACAGCTGTGCAATTTATCAGGCATTGGTATTCAAGTTGTACCTTTAATTGCTAAACCTGAATGACCAATATTTTAGAATAATGTCAGTATTCTAGGGTCATATATTTCCGTTTACTTGTTTACTTTATGCTCCCTCCCAACCAATTCTCTTAAGCTGATTTGTTACTCATCActataaatatgcatataagcTGAGCTTTTTGTCAGACTTAGGAAAAAGGatactcttctttttctttttcacttcaAGGCTTTATGAATTGCACTTATCTTCTGAAGTTAATCATGATAATCGACCTGATATTTACTAGAACCTGAAGTGGTATTACTTGAACCCATGCTATTCCATGGATTTTGTCTCAAGGTTGTTATCGTGGTACAAACTAACAATTTAATCTGAGTGAGTTATGCAATTTGTTGAGTACCCTTttgttgattaaaaaaattaaaattcaacaaAAGTAGATATAGTTTTCCCAAATGTGTCTAGATGCATGATATGTTTAGTTGTGTCATCTTTTTATGTTCTCTTTCTACATTTTTAATATGGAAACTGCACCATGATTTTCAGTACTCGTATACTTAAGTTGATTCTCTAGATTCTAAAGTATCCCTCCATATATATTGTGTACCCACACATCCAATAACAACCAtgattttgcacatgttggtgctTTGCTGCCCAACATTCTATGCCATACAACAAAGCTGGTCCTTAACTGAAATATGACTATCACATAAAAGGCCAGGCACACTTTTCTGTTTTAATAatcttgccttaattctatggtAACATTCTTACTGATCTCTCCATCTTTTAGATGATTGATTCAAGATATGTGAActgattttttcttgaaataattTGATCTTTAAGTTTTACTATAACTTCTttcacatttatatttttaataaacttACATTCCATATGTTTGATTTTCAATCTGCTCAACTTAAAACCTCTAGATTCTGGAGTATTCCTCCATATATTGACTTATATTCTTCTATAGAAACAATTGTCAAGCCAAAATTCATGTAACTGACCCCACCTAGCTTGTTGTTGTTGATTGCTTAAGTTGGTTCTGCTCCTGCTGCATTGCAGGTCTTAGATCATATATGGCTTCACTAAATTTGTGTTGACTTCCTATGAGCATGCAGCATGGGAGCTTGGCATGTTATGCCCATCCTTTAATGTGATATACAAAGTCACTACAGAAACTCAGCATTGACTTCTCAATCTTCaagaattatttatcaaaatcaaCATGTTGACTTCTTCTCCTGACAACACTCCTTGACTCCCTGCTCCCCTCCCACATCCAATCAGatattatgataattataataatgagCTCTTTGCACCTTCTCTGTTTTTCCACATACATGATACGGGGACATAGGTTTTTTGCAGCCTTGACTGGCCTGGTACTGATAGCATTAgtaaaaaaatttgacaaaatcaTCGCCCTCCAAACAAAACAACTTGATCCTTGTAGGCCAGAAGCCAGAAAAAGCCTTCTTCAGTGCTCCTTTAGTCAAGGAAATGAAATGCCTGAATGATGTAGACAGAGAGAAAGCCTTCTGCACCAGGAGTTCTATTACTTCATCCCTACTGATTCACTGGAACGTGATTCAATATCTATAGTCGCCATCATAGATACTCAAGATATAACCTGTGGAGGTGGACAGATGGGACTACTAGTTTGATCAAGAACCCTGCTTTATTGCTCAAAGAGCTGGTACAGAAAACATTGTGTATGAAGTTCGAAATGGTGAATTGTGATAGAGTAGATCAATGATCATGCAGTCATTTGGCCGACTCTATTAGTGACTATTTCACTATCAAATATAGTTGTTGCTTcagaagcagaagcagcagCAAGATTTTTTAAAGGATGAAAAGCTGTAAGCAATTTACTTATTAAAAAGGGCAGAGGCCATTAGGGAAAAGCTGGTGAATTGGCCAGTATAAAGTCCCTGAACGACAACCATCCATGTTGGAAGTATTATTGTTACTTGGTGAAAGCCTATGAATGAACACCAATTTTATCTCCAATAACATCACCATCTCTGCTCTAATTGCTGCTGCGAGTTTGGGTACTTTctcatttgttttttaaattaattggcTTTGGCAAGCTCATTTTCATTATTGCATggtaattaaattctaatatttaTAAGACCTTGTTATTGTAGGCACATAAATGCAGTGTTCTTGTACATGTGGCTCAGAGTTGTTAtgtttattcaattattttagaCTTCAAtggttttctaatttttttttttctcatggaTGCAGATCTTTTGCAGAAATGCCATCTTCCAACTGGCGTGAGCTGGCAGACAACTGGTTTGGGGCTTGCTGTTGCTCATTTGGAGGTATAAGTGAGAAGTTGGTGACTAGGTATGCAACTTCCTACTCCTCTGCCTCGGGTACATGCCTATTGAGTACCACATTTGTTGTTCTTTGCCAAGATGACTTGGTTGGTTGCAAATTGCCTTGCTATCATAGCAATGAAAAATGTGGGCCTG from Diospyros lotus cultivar Yz01 chromosome 6, ASM1463336v1, whole genome shotgun sequence encodes:
- the LOC127804193 gene encoding mitogen-activated protein kinase 7-like; this translates as MATPVEPPNGIKPRGKHYYSIWQTLFEIDTKYVPIKPLGRGAYGVVCSSINRETNEKVAIKKINNVFENRVDALRTLRELKLLRHVRHENVIALKDVMMPIHRTSFNDVYLVYELMDTDLHQIIKSSQPLSNDHCKYFLFQLLRGLRYLHSANILHRDLKPANLLVNANCELKICDFGLARTGIDNGQFMTEYVVTRWYRAPEVLLCCDNYGNSIDVWSVGCIFAEILGRKPIFPGTECLNQLKLIINVLGSQHETDLEFIDNQRARRFIKSLPYSRGIPFSSLYPQADPLAIDLLERMLVFNPSKRITVTEALHHPYMVGLYDPSRNPPAQVQINLDMDENMGEAMIRELMLRETLHYHPEAAYANTFVPV
- the LOC127804194 gene encoding bZIP transcription factor 11-like, which produces MASSSQLQSSGSEEKIMDQRKRKRMISNRESARRSRLRKQQHLNELTAQANQLRKENGYILTNVNVSTQMYLQAEAQNSILRAQLAELTHRLNSVNEIIDCLSCSDGGVGFEGSDDQQAAQIGGGDFLNPWNLLYLNQPVMASPDMIMS